Proteins co-encoded in one Gracilimonas sp. genomic window:
- a CDS encoding asparagine--tRNA ligase yields MTYIKKLADHVDKEVTLKGWVYNFRSSGSLVFIEMRDGTGITQCVVAKDDVSEYVWEAATSLKQESSLEVVGTVKADERSIGGHEIHVSNVKVYQVAENYPITPKEHGVEFLMNNRHLWLRSQKQWAAMRVRNEIIYAIHTFFQKRDFVQMDSPIFTGNAAEGSTTLFETDYFEDKAYLAQTGQLYGEAMAMAHGLIYTFGPTFRAEKSKTRRHLTEFWMIEPEMAYYDLDMNMDLAEDMIKAIVSTVLEKRKDELEILERDTSSLEKTATEPFERMTYDEAVKILKSDETADMLDEMAESRRQEQVDLEKEWEEIKKEHGSAKKWRKAQIDQRIKEISARIDQIEEDLRNIPGWKESARNFEWGNDLGGSDETVLMMQYDVPLIVTHWPAEIKAFYMKRDDTNKLALGMDVLAPEGYGEIIGGSQREDDLEVMEERIKEEGLDKEVFEWYLDLRRFGSVPHSGYGLGLERTVAWLCGLSHVRETIPFPRMMGRLTP; encoded by the coding sequence ATGACCTACATCAAGAAACTCGCAGATCACGTTGATAAAGAAGTAACCCTGAAAGGGTGGGTATATAATTTCAGAAGCAGCGGAAGTTTAGTTTTTATCGAGATGAGAGACGGAACCGGCATCACACAATGTGTGGTAGCTAAAGATGATGTTTCTGAATATGTATGGGAGGCAGCAACCTCTCTCAAACAAGAAAGCTCGCTGGAAGTGGTTGGAACCGTTAAAGCCGATGAAAGAAGTATTGGCGGCCACGAAATTCATGTATCAAATGTGAAGGTGTATCAGGTGGCGGAGAACTATCCCATCACCCCAAAAGAACACGGCGTTGAGTTTCTGATGAACAACCGCCACCTGTGGTTGAGAAGCCAGAAGCAGTGGGCGGCTATGCGTGTTCGGAATGAGATTATTTATGCTATCCATACTTTTTTCCAGAAACGGGATTTTGTGCAGATGGATTCTCCGATTTTTACCGGCAATGCAGCTGAGGGTAGTACAACCCTTTTTGAAACGGACTATTTTGAAGATAAAGCCTACCTGGCTCAAACCGGTCAGCTTTATGGCGAGGCCATGGCAATGGCTCACGGTCTGATTTATACTTTTGGCCCAACCTTCCGGGCAGAGAAGTCCAAAACACGCCGGCATTTAACAGAGTTCTGGATGATTGAGCCGGAAATGGCTTATTACGACCTGGATATGAATATGGATCTGGCCGAGGATATGATCAAAGCCATCGTATCTACCGTGCTGGAGAAGAGAAAGGATGAGCTGGAGATTCTGGAACGGGATACTTCATCCCTTGAAAAAACGGCCACTGAACCTTTCGAAAGAATGACTTATGACGAGGCAGTTAAAATCCTTAAGAGCGATGAAACTGCAGACATGCTGGATGAAATGGCTGAGTCGCGCAGACAGGAGCAGGTGGATCTCGAGAAAGAGTGGGAAGAAATTAAAAAAGAACACGGATCAGCTAAAAAGTGGCGTAAAGCCCAGATTGATCAGCGCATAAAAGAAATTTCAGCTCGCATTGATCAGATTGAAGAAGATCTTCGAAACATCCCAGGCTGGAAAGAATCGGCTCGTAACTTTGAGTGGGGCAATGATCTCGGTGGCAGTGATGAAACCGTTTTGATGATGCAATACGATGTACCCCTGATTGTAACACATTGGCCGGCTGAAATTAAAGCCTTCTATATGAAGCGAGATGACACCAATAAACTTGCTCTTGGAATGGATGTTCTGGCTCCTGAAGGATACGGAGAGATTATCGGGGGAAGTCAACGTGAGGACGATCTCGAAGTGATGGAAGAGCGCATCAAAGAAGAAGGGCTGGATAAAGAAGTATTTGAATGGTACCTCGACCTACGCCGCTTTGGCTCTGTTCCGCATTCCGGTTATGGTCTTGGTTTAGAGCGAACCGTAGCGTGGCTGTGTGGCTTATCTCACGTGCGTGAGACGATTCCATTCCCGAGAATGATGGGTCGGTTGACGCCTTAA
- a CDS encoding polymer-forming cytoskeletal protein, whose product MDEQNKVGSVTNITKGTSVSANIQTESDIRIAGTVDGDINAKRKLILTDTGRITGTVVAQEAILEGRFTGELRIKDHIKVTSTAVIDGFIFSKKISVNEDAEVIGIVSVGPDVDVMNAKLTKEPKRPEIKQAVKKAKEAISDSETNGEDKEASETTSPFGQEEKKAPQSRFIGNVYIGIPSADTDKNQADEIKSTCENFMQELGFELEIFDEPVLDSFFQKLTYVRKSSDTENNIRDLYIKGKESLETSLLNKGNTDANSSLQNAADNLVQFFKQFDEFAVILGNIVLVQQVEDDVQSIAVEIVPEQLQAALKKDAELVSSPARVYSYVGN is encoded by the coding sequence GTGGACGAACAAAACAAGGTGGGATCGGTAACTAATATTACGAAGGGCACCAGCGTTTCAGCTAACATTCAGACAGAATCAGATATCCGTATTGCCGGAACTGTAGACGGCGATATTAATGCTAAGAGAAAACTGATTCTAACCGATACCGGGCGAATAACAGGGACTGTGGTTGCACAGGAAGCTATTCTTGAAGGGCGCTTTACCGGAGAACTCCGAATTAAAGATCATATTAAGGTGACATCCACAGCTGTGATTGATGGATTTATATTTTCCAAGAAAATTTCAGTAAACGAGGATGCTGAGGTAATCGGGATTGTAAGCGTTGGGCCTGATGTGGATGTAATGAACGCCAAGCTCACCAAAGAGCCAAAGCGTCCTGAAATCAAACAGGCCGTTAAGAAAGCAAAAGAAGCCATCTCGGATTCAGAGACAAACGGTGAAGATAAAGAAGCATCTGAAACCACCTCTCCTTTTGGGCAGGAAGAGAAAAAAGCTCCTCAATCTCGTTTTATAGGGAACGTATATATTGGAATTCCTTCTGCTGATACGGACAAAAATCAAGCTGATGAAATTAAGTCAACCTGCGAAAACTTTATGCAGGAACTTGGATTTGAACTCGAAATCTTTGACGAACCGGTACTGGATTCCTTCTTCCAAAAACTGACTTACGTAAGAAAAAGCTCTGACACGGAAAATAACATCAGGGATTTGTACATAAAAGGAAAAGAAAGCCTGGAAACATCGTTACTCAACAAAGGAAATACTGATGCCAACTCATCACTGCAAAACGCAGCAGATAATCTGGTTCAGTTTTTCAAGCAATTTGATGAGTTTGCAGTCATCCTGGGAAATATCGTCCTGGTTCAGCAGGTAGAAGACGACGTACAAAGCATTGCCGTAGAAATAGTACCCGAACAGCTGCAAGCGGCTTTAAAGAAAGATGCAGAATTGGTGAGCAGTCCTGCCCGGGTTTATTCTTATGTAGGAAATTAA
- a CDS encoding polymer-forming cytoskeletal protein: MKNTSNNNSNSKSGSAPSITYITKSTEITADMFCEDDVRIAGAVDGKIESKKKVMLTESGKVNGSIHSPYADISGSVSGDVKATESLVLRASAIVDGKIFTQKLTIENGAQVKGSFQVGPNVSIPANDSQIVRKEGAGDKNKEETNT, translated from the coding sequence GTGAAAAACACATCGAACAATAACTCTAATTCCAAAAGCGGTTCCGCCCCTTCCATCACCTACATTACAAAGTCCACCGAAATAACGGCCGATATGTTTTGTGAGGATGACGTGCGTATTGCCGGCGCCGTAGATGGTAAGATTGAATCCAAAAAGAAAGTGATGCTGACTGAATCAGGTAAAGTGAATGGCAGTATTCATTCCCCTTATGCCGATATTTCCGGTTCCGTATCCGGAGATGTAAAAGCTACTGAATCATTGGTGCTGCGGGCCTCAGCCATTGTTGATGGAAAAATATTTACCCAAAAGCTCACTATCGAGAACGGTGCACAGGTAAAAGGTTCCTTTCAGGTTGGCCCGAATGTATCAATCCCTGCTAATGATTCACAAATTGTTAGAAAAGAAGGGGCTGGCGATAAAAACAAAGAAGAAACCAATACTTAG